The genomic interval ATAGAAAGAGAACATCCATAATCTTTACGCATATTGATATCACTTAGAAAGGAGTGGTGCAATCCAAGTAGAAACAAAGCACATAGTGTCCTCCTCAATCAGAACAATGTTTCTATGGCAACAGAGGGATGCACCTCCTCAATCATCACTGTACAGGATCCCTGTGGCAAAATGACGGATTTAAACATAAGTGTATTACAACAGGGGTTGGTCTGTTACAACACGTGAGTCATGGCGCCTGATCCAGATGTTGTAATGTGCGCATGCAGGCCTGTGACGAACAGCGCCCTCTGGTGTACACACGTAACACTGATAGTACACTGAAACAAGCTTCTGTGGACATGTCAGCCTCACCCCTTGTGTCCCTGCTGGGAAACTGTACTGGATGACGATGCAGCCGCAGTGCTCGTAGCCGGGCAGCCGCTGCCAGCTGCGCGTCACCGTCATCGTGCCCGGCGGCTGGGTCCCGGTGTACACACCGTGGTAGGTGTTGCATATGGGACAGGCAGGCCTGACCCTGAAGACCGAGTCGATACACTGAGAGCAGAAAGAGTGACGACACTTCAACGTCCTCTCCTCCTGAACTTTGTCCAAGCAAATGGCGCAGTCCTCCGCACTTTTGCGCAGCGCATCAGACTTGTTGTAGTGGTCTGGTGTGTTTTCCATCGTCTTCCGGGATGACACGACAAGTGGGCAGGCCACTCTGCCCTGTTTCCGAGTTTGCATGTTTACGAGTTGGTATTCGTCCGGAGAGGTGTGACGTCAAAACAACAGCATCTTTATTGCCTGTGTTGTGGGTTTGTTTATATTGTGCACTCTGTGTGTGGGTATGGATATCATGTGTCATGTGTACATGACTAAATGTAAAAAttctaataattaaaaaaaagaaaaaagaaaaacaagtattGTTGTCACGGAAGGAAAACTCAAACCAATCACAGGATGCTCTCCTGTGATTGGTTTGATGTTGATACTGAGGGTTCTGAGGAGAAACATAACTGTGATATCACTAAAGATACATTTCTGTTGAATTGATCTGgtactttttttcctctgcatgcTGAACAATTGTACTTTAAATTCAAAGTACATTTTGCTGATATATAATAACAGCCTCAAGCTTACTTAGCCTACATATATAGATTTAATTGCTCAAAATTTTAGGATTGTGTATAACTTTAGTTGTAAGAACACCAATCTTTTATATGGCCAAAAATATTAATTGGTCCTTAACAATCTGAATGTGCAACTATAAACTGCTCATCTTCAGATATACACTTCCCCAAAGATACCATGTTTTAAGAATACTTTTGGGTGGCAGTTTTTCCTTGAGCTGAAGATATGAGACAGGAAATATGGGGAGTGTGATGAAATACTACAAAGGTCTTGAGGCAGAATCAGACCAGCTCATTGTGCATCAGCCCCTTCGCCTGCATGACACCGAGTGAACAACTTCTATACACAATAAGCTGGAAGGTACAGCCACAAAAACCAATGACTGCTCTACAAACTAAAATCAAACATTCCCCACATAATGACCAAGATATGGAGGTAAGACAAAGTCAATTAGGGTATATGAGGTGTTTTGAAGTTGTGTTGACTCACTCACAATGTTGACAACTATAAATGGAACAAAATACATTACTAGAATTCAGTATTTGGGTGTTACAAGAATCTTTGATGCTACAGGGAAACAGTGTGGATGATTACGAGGCAACAACCTGAACTTTTTCAAAATGGACAGTGTTTAATATGCTTACACTGCATCTCATTTATTTGGGGACCTACACTGAATATCCAACACAAACCCAAACATAACTTTTTATTCAAGTATTAAAATGTAAAGCACATTTTTCTGAATATCAACAAAGTACGAATCAACACAATTAGAAAAGCAAAAAACTCCAGACTTTTCTCCAACAATCAACTTGTAATGTGTGTAATCGCTTCACCATccattctcctcctcagtcaAGTTATGCATAGAAATGTTTGCACAGTAGCTTTGTTTAACTACAATCCTGTGTCccaaaaatgtttcagttgGTCCCTTAACTAAAATACAAAGGGGATGAAAACATAGTAAAAGGGTATTTGATTCATGGATCTGACCAGTCAAATTGATGACAAATGTACGACTAGCCAAGCAGGTTACTGTGCATAACAAAGCACACATACAACTTTATCTGTCTGAGGGTTTTGTTCAGCATTTGGACTATAAGAATGTTTATGAAGGAGAAGCTAATTCAATACACattagtatatatattttcatgaactgtgttgtatttgtacttAAAGCCAAATAGTACAGCTACAAACATAATGCCGCTTACCTATCAAATAACACCAACATGTGCCCAAACCGCTTACCATTCATTAGCAACATCATGCTTGGGTTTTATTAAAAGTGGATATAGGAAAGGCACAACAAAATCAGTATCCCACCCACCCAGAATCAGATCAATTGTTCctgcaacattttatttttgtttgtttcactacATATTGTAGGCTATCTATTCAGATCAACAAATTAACAACAGTTACCTCATTTTAAATGAGAACATTAGCAGGCAAATCTCCCAGTTGGACAGGGACAGAGGCATAGATTTTTAAAGAGCTTTTGTGCCTTTGATTTGGTTTAAGTGGTCTATATGCCCTTTACATTTGACATCGTCTTAAATCTGGTAATTAGATGAGCACATTACTAACAACTGAGGTAATGGGCTCAACACCTGGGAGATGTCTTGAGTGAACAGAAGTAACCAAGGGGGAGAAAACCCAGATGGCAGTCCTAATACATGTAATGAAAGGTGCTGCAACAAGACAGTGTTTAACATTCTTCCTACTTAAGTAATAATGAAGAGGACAAATGGAGATCACGCGCAAATGAAGAGTTCCAAGCAATTGACATCAAAGTGTAGTCACCAAGCGAGTAGCTGATGGCTGCATTAACCTGTTTGCTCCGAGCACTCTTCCACgcagtggaagaaaaacacatgacTCCTACTCCTCCTGGAAAACAGACTGTCGTACCAAAGTGCCTCTTGAGTGCTTTAGATTGCAATaacttcagaaaatgaaatctttCTATTCAAGCACTTCTATCTGCCGAATAATCCTTACAACAAGTAATTAGTAACAATAAAATTAGGAGACTTACTCAATAGACATTTCTGGGGAGATAAAACCAAGAATGTGTGCTTGTGAGAAATAAAGTAATCCCCAGAGCAGAAATAAAGATTAACCTAACATAAACTGTCCTGATAACATTAAACTTAGATTTCCTAAATCATATATAAGTACCGTGATTTTCAACTCCTCACAAATTAAATAAGTGCATCAGATATCAGTCCTATTGCCAGATGTGACAGGTAGAGGATTGTGTAATACAAGAATGCACGGCACTCAAAGTATTGTCTTCCACATGTAGCACAGGGTTAAGCCTAACTCAGAGGAAAGTGACCAAACAAAGGAACAGCTAGCGGAGTGTTGTGGGCTCTGCTGCAGCATTAGACGCTCGTCTGCTGAGGGGCCTTTTCTTCGGCCATCCTTCAAGGGACGGGCAGCCCCAGAGCACAACCTGGAGCCGAGTCACGTCCACCGAGGACAAGGACACTCAAAAAGTTGTACAAAGTCCTGGAAGAGTCTGCCGTTTTTCATGCCGTCAGTCCGCTGTGATGCCTTTTTCTCTGAGCTCCTCAGTCACTCGCACCAGGTAGGTGGGGTCTGGGTAGCCAAAACTGTCAGgagaaataaaatttaaaaaggcatCACTGCATCTCTATGAGCTCAGGCAGCAAAAGCAGCATCTAGCCAAGGACATAAAGTGATAGCATTTCCTTGCCAGGAGCCGTCAGTCATTactgaacccttttttttccccagctaaCACACGTCTTAGAAAAGTTGTTGAGACCATTACCAAATCAAATCTCCATGCGCAAGTCCATACATACCAGCGGGGCCCACCCCATATTGAGGTCTTGTGGTGAATGTCATTCCAGGTGATGACATTTTGCATGCCCGTAGTCATGGAGGTACCGATGGTGAAGATAAGGCGCTGCTCAAAGGCCCGGCGCAGCAGGCCCAGCACACGGTTCCCCTCGGGGCTGTCAGGGAGGTAGGCCACGCGGTCGGTTCCCGGGTACCGAACACCTGGGTTTGGGTGTTCCGGCTGTTAAAGGAACATacgttgtgtttttaaagggcAGTTTCTTAAATTGCAAGACAGGTCTCTCTTTATGGgaaagtatttaaaaataataactttgaaCTTTAAGAACAGTTATTGGTTACTTCTGACATCTTTTCAGTGTGCACACCTGCACACTTTGAGAGAAACTGATTTCACACATCACAATAAGTTTTTCTCAGCCTGTTAAAAGAACTTTTATGATGCCCTCTATGGGAAGGATATTGTGAAAGTCGAAAAACACTATATCAGGTGTTATCTCAGCTTGGGTTTGAAAAACTACACTATTATATCAGAGAGTTTGAAAGATGTTTACATTCACCACACAGTATCTGAAGAAAAGGTATTATTGGTTTCATTACAGGAAATGTGGGATCCAGCATTTTTGGAgtaaaatgtgacagaaattCAGACGTGCAGTACTGAATCATTGGAGTACACCTTGAGAGGGGAAAGTCCCAGTGAAACAGCATTGCGATAATACCTTGTGCGTCCTCTAAGGTCGATCCTTATATTTTTCACATATAAATCTGAGCTGCAGTCCTTATATACTACGGATATAAACAATTTACCATCATCAGaataacatttttgattttgtgttgttttttgtgtttagaTTTTGCAGTGGAGGGTCTGTTGATTTCATTGAGAGTCATTTTTTGACAATGTTTAATTATCTGTGAGCTGAATTTCATTACACACATTGATTATCAAGAGTCACTCCAGTCACACTGAATGACACCTGCACCTGCATCTGCCATCTTGGTCAACTCACCGCCTGTAGGCCCGGAGGGAAGCTGTAGATGATGCAGACACACCCGAAGCCTTCATGGCCAGGAATCTCCAGATCGGGATCCCTCTCTACGATCATTGAACCATTGGCAGGCTGGTTTCCGATCAACTGGCCATACACCAGCCGACACACAGGACAAGCTTTCTTCACCTTAAAGGCCTGATCCAGGCAAGAGCGACAGAATGAATGGCCACACTTCTCCAGGGCGGTCTTCTCCACAATGTCCCCCATGCAGATTGAACAAGTGTTGTTGTCCTCTACCTCGCTGTGGGAGGCCAGGCCAGAGTCCATGTCTTTTCTCTGGGCCACCTCGTGAAGCATGGCACAGGCCTCCTCATCAGCAGGCTTCCTGAACCTCTGCTGCTGTCTCTGGGAGCGCCGAGGTTGGGGAAGCGGAGGCTGGAGCAGGCTCCCCTCACCGTTGGGCTCCAGAACTCCCACACAGGGCAGCAGaaccctcttcctcttgtgtcCCCCCTCCTGCTTGCTCATTTCTTTGCGGGCACAGCGGCATAAGTCAATGAAGGCTTTCCGAGTCTCACTGGAGATGGGTCCATCCATCACCCCGGCTCCAGCGGTCCTGAAGCCCTCCACGGGCTGTAGCCTCACGGCACAGcagccccccctctctcctcgcctGATGATACCAGCGCTCATCCCCTGCTTGTGCTGGAAGTCAATGAGCCAGGGCCGCCCGGCTGCGGCCAGGTAATCCCACACCGCCTGCGAAACCAGCACCTCATCGCTGCCCTGGCCAGCACGCACACTCATCTCATCAGAGGAAACtgcacagggacacacacacacacacaaaagtcatCAGCACATTTGAACAAAGacgtcacaaaaaaaacaggatgtgtTATTGCTGTTTTCAAACGCACGATGGGGTTCGACGCCTGTCCAGACATGGCCACAAGAGTGTTGTTGTCTTCAATCGCCCATGCAGTCTTACCGCCCAGGCCAGtgcaaattacaaaacaaaagcaaggcGGCATCTATATCggctgtgtctctgcagcgCGTCAAAGGACATGACAAACAGGCGGCGTCGCCGCGGACGGATCAGCTGTTCGGGGATTGTAAACAAAGGGAAACGAAAGCCCCGTCACACGCGGACAACATGCAAGGGCCAGCTGACGAGGCGCATGCGAACACAAAACAAGTGACACTTCCTGCGCTGGCCACGTTACCTTGCGATCCCATAAATCCCTTCAACTGCGAATAAAGCGTCCTGtcgaggagaggacgaggaggaagaagaagaagaagaagaagaagaagggctgACGGGCTGGAACAGACGCTTTCACTGCCGCTCGGAGGTCGGCACACTGAGCCATGCTCCGCGGCAGCAGAGGGGGATTCGGGGGATTTCGCAACACTAGCTTTCTCTGTGGACAAACTCGGTGTCAACATTAAGATGAGTgggtctcctcccctccccccggcGCCTGGacacctccaccccccctccgcCGGTCGGGGAGCGTGTTCTGGCCGGATCACAGCGCGCAGAGCTCCGTCAGCCGAGGCCTTTGTTTCGGacgtgctgctgcagtttgtccgCGGACAATCCCCGTTCTGTAGTCAACACATGATACGCAGAACGTATCCCCAGCTCATATCTCATCGGGGGTTCGGCAGCAGCCCATCCCTGGCGAGGGGAGTAATGCCACCCGAGCCCTGCACCTCGTCCCCACAACCACCAGTCTCGCCTGTGTTTGCTTTTCCTCGTACGTCCTTGGGCGCTACGCGTAACGCACGGAGCGAGGCGCACGGAGCGTCTCCCCTTGTTCAGATGTGTGACAGCTCTCTCCGGCCAGGGAACCCGCTCGGTCCTCTCATCATTTCAATCcgcgtccctcctcctcctcctcctccctggtcCGACGGCTGAGGAGCAAACATACCTCATCGATAAGAGAGGACTGGGACTCCAGCAGCAGATGTGACCAGGAAGTTCGTCACCGAGCCGACACGATTGGCTGACGAGCAGTGGCgcgcgcgcgtttgtgtgtgtgtgtgtgtgcgcgcgcgctgtGAGTGATTCATACTTCGTGATTATCACATTTAACAGTCACACAGCACAGTGCTCGGTAACACAGAGTCCATCCTACGCTCCATCGAGGAGAGGAAATACCCACTCGTTCAATTATGATGCAAATGTAGCTGCTTTTCAAGATACAGACACTTTTATGACAGCAATGACACGATATCGTTTGGGTATAGctcaaactgcttttttttataaagttgtCTCGACAGATTGCTGAATACTactattactaataataatgaaaataagaataCACGtctagagagagagggagggagagagcgagagaggagtgAATACTTGTATTatttctgttattattatttgcttgCAGAGcttacattgttttatttattataatttcaaatgtattatAATTTCAGGTGTAGATATAAatagtgagagggagagagagtaatAGGGCTGTCCTTGTTTCAGTGGCTATTCTaggaatacattttattctaGTTGGCTTGTTTATGAATTGGGTATCTCTCAACTTAATCAGTTTCATTACATTACTCAGCAACCAATTAACTATTAAGTCTaatgcctgaaaaaaaaaaagtgctcagtctaaaaaaaaataactctgaGACCAACAGGACATCAGCACATTTTACCTTCGgctggacaggaggaggaggaggaggagagcactCTGCtgccccttttcattctgggtgggggaggtggagacggtggaggacTATGGAGACCTGGGAGTTGACATCAACAGCACACTGAGTCTTAAATgaaacacacttcaaacacCGAGCAACTTAAATCAGCatatcaaataaacacaataacTGTGCTTGTCCGGTAATGTCCATATAATGAAAGTTGTGATATTTCTTGCTAACGCCACAAGCTACATAAGTGTAAAGCCCAGACGTCACAGATTCCAACAGTGTTTCTTATCACTCAAACGAGCAACCGTCATCGAACGGGCAGCCGAAGAACAAGGGAGGGAAGTTCGCATCACAGGACATACATAAAAGACGTCTTTCCTTTGATCCTTTTGATAGCTTGTGTTTTGATcttgatccataaatccgctTCCACTAGCTAGCACAAAGGCTACTCGTCACGTTGAGATATCAAACGGCCTGATCCAGCACTGTTTGCTTCCAAGCTGGTGTTTCTAATGCTTCGACCAATCAAATTCCCCACAGTGGATTCTCCCCCTCAACGTTATTgaatggtgttgttgacaggGATTTGTATGCTGTCCGTCCAATCTCCTGGCTCTGACCGTCCgatagacgtgtcaatcacccagattgaccaatgggctgctgagctAGAGCCCTGCCTATGTAACGTTGTGTCGCTGCCAGCTCTGACGGCATTTCGCTGCACTACAAAGATTGTTTTTAGAGACAGATGAGCAcccctcttttttaaaactgttgtaTTAGATGTAATACCCATTTACAGAGAAATATAAGCCCGTAAccttgctctgcttcacttcatcAGTATGAAATTTGCCACAGATAAAGTCCAGATATTGTTCTGTtggatttcaagaggaatgggcttcagCTGCATTATTGCATAGGGGATattcactcaaaaaaaaaaaaaggtttctagacagacatgaaatctttcatttatgttgtgttccatcttcatttactctgacgTGTTAGCTTTAAATAGATACCATGATTATGCATATAGACCTtagtagttgcagagatatactctatATTCtttgggcatgtcatttttgaGCATGGACCTGTGAAAAGGAACTCAAATCCCGGGACATTTGCACCTTCTAGTCACCTTCAaatgcacattactggtaactgattgcacacacttgcactatTTTATGTACATTCTATCTATAGTCCTATCCAAATCAATGAATCAACAACTGCCActgggtttcccccccccccccccccagtcaaaTATGTCAAATGAGTTCTACATGAATGTAGGACATCCAGCTGTGAATCAGAAAATGAAGTCATATCCCAGTTTAGCTCCCATATGGCTGTGTCTAAGGGGTTGTTCCATTATTCATTGCAAGTGGAGCTGCTCCAGGATTTGGGACTGGTCGCCATCATTAAACCTAGTCACGGAAGCTTTTTAGTGCTCTAGAAATAATGTAAATTCTTTGTTGGGatggatttattttagaaaaatataagaGTGGAATAATGGGGAGTACAGCAAAACCAGTTCTGCTGTTTGAACTTGTTCCTACTTATTTATAACAAAAACTGATCAAACCTTTTTGTCAGTAACTTCTAAATAAGTAATTTCTCTTAGAAGGTGaggaaatatttcatatttcaaatgttgtctgttgtcttaCAACAATTGTGAACAAACCCTCAACATCCGCATTGTATAAACACGTGTTTTGCCTTATAGTACAACGTTTTAGGAATCAATTAAATCCCATctttaaatatgttgtttttttttacaaatatgctATTTCAAGCTGTGAATCTGATTCTATACCACAGTCAGAGCGTCATTTTTTCTATAACAACATTGTTTCTATTTTCTATATGTCCCTATGTATATGTCCTTGTGTACTATTATTATTGCTTCTATATAATGTATAACGAACCATGTGAACAAAAAATAGTTCATGTCTTAGAAATAGATGTTGACATCTCTAAGGATGAGGACCTCCAGGTGAAGGATGTTGTGAATGATGCGGAGAAGACCTGCAGCTTGGGCTCTCCTGGGCCGGTGCCAGCATCTTTGCCCGGTTGCCGCAGTCACTTTCTTCATCATCCAACACATCCAACATTGACGGGTTATGAAGAGTTGCCTAGGGGTTCGGTCAGTGGCCGCGCTCCGTGCAGGCGGGGGGACGGGGCGACGGGGCGACGGGGCGGGCGCGTCACGAGAGAACGACGAACGCACGCGACACTCGCATCTGTAGTAAACGTCAGAGTCGACCAACTGTTCCGATCGCGGGGTGATCCTGTTCTGTTGCCGGTCGCTGCAGCTGGGTACCGCCGGTCTCTTCACCTCGCGTGGTCCTCGGAGGGAG from Scophthalmus maximus strain ysfricsl-2021 chromosome 3, ASM2237912v1, whole genome shotgun sequence carries:
- the dtx3 gene encoding probable E3 ubiquitin-protein ligase DTX3 isoform X3 translates to MSVRAGQGSDEVLVSQAVWDYLAAAGRPWLIDFQHKQGMSAGIIRRGERGGCCAVRLQPVEGFRTAGAGVMDGPISSETRKAFIDLCRCARKEMSKQEGGHKRKRVLLPCVGVLEPNGEGSLLQPPLPQPRRSQRQQQRFRKPADEEACAMLHEVAQRKDMDSGLASHSEVEDNNTCSICMGDIVEKTALEKCGHSFCRSCLDQAFKVKKACPVCRLVYGQLIGNQPANGSMIVERDPDLEIPGHEGFGCVCIIYSFPPGLQAPEHPNPGVRYPGTDRVAYLPDSPEGNRVLGLLRRAFEQRLIFTIGTSMTTGMQNVITWNDIHHKTSIWGGPRCFGYPDPTYLVRVTEELREKGITAD
- the dtx3 gene encoding probable E3 ubiquitin-protein ligase DTX3 isoform X1 → MLTPSLSTEKASVAKSPESPSAAAEHGSVCRPPSGSESVCSSPSALLLLLLLLLPPRPLLDRTLYSQLKGFMGSQVSSDEMSVRAGQGSDEVLVSQAVWDYLAAAGRPWLIDFQHKQGMSAGIIRRGERGGCCAVRLQPVEGFRTAGAGVMDGPISSETRKAFIDLCRCARKEMSKQEGGHKRKRVLLPCVGVLEPNGEGSLLQPPLPQPRRSQRQQQRFRKPADEEACAMLHEVAQRKDMDSGLASHSEVEDNNTCSICMGDIVEKTALEKCGHSFCRSCLDQAFKVKKACPVCRLVYGQLIGNQPANGSMIVERDPDLEIPGHEGFGCVCIIYSFPPGLQAPEHPNPGVRYPGTDRVAYLPDSPEGNRVLGLLRRAFEQRLIFTIGTSMTTGMQNVITWNDIHHKTSIWGGPRCFGYPDPTYLVRVTEELREKGITAD
- the LOC118316421 gene encoding probable E3 ubiquitin-protein ligase DTX3 — encoded protein: MENTPDHYNKSDALRKSAEDCAICLDKVQEERTLKCRHSFCSQCIDSVFRVRPACPICNTYHGVYTGTQPPGTMTVTRSWQRLPGYEHCGCIVIQYSFPAGTQGPEHPNPGVRYSSTSRTAYLPACEEGEKVARLLRKAFDRRLVFTIGQSVTTGHNNVVTWNDIHHKTNMGGGPQCFGYPDPAYLFRVQEELRLKGVTEDD
- the dtx3 gene encoding probable E3 ubiquitin-protein ligase DTX3 isoform X2, translated to MCWMMKKVTAATGQRCWHRPRRAQAAGLHSPPPSPPPPPRMKRGSRVLSSSSSSCPAEVSSDEMSVRAGQGSDEVLVSQAVWDYLAAAGRPWLIDFQHKQGMSAGIIRRGERGGCCAVRLQPVEGFRTAGAGVMDGPISSETRKAFIDLCRCARKEMSKQEGGHKRKRVLLPCVGVLEPNGEGSLLQPPLPQPRRSQRQQQRFRKPADEEACAMLHEVAQRKDMDSGLASHSEVEDNNTCSICMGDIVEKTALEKCGHSFCRSCLDQAFKVKKACPVCRLVYGQLIGNQPANGSMIVERDPDLEIPGHEGFGCVCIIYSFPPGLQAPEHPNPGVRYPGTDRVAYLPDSPEGNRVLGLLRRAFEQRLIFTIGTSMTTGMQNVITWNDIHHKTSIWGGPRCFGYPDPTYLVRVTEELREKGITAD